A genomic window from Xenorhabdus cabanillasii includes:
- a CDS encoding Fis family transcriptional regulator, which translates to MKQRLKSALALLENNTIEQLVDHFLLVSQSSRFDALLVFLLNIHENRLECCNLPNINLPDLNLPEHQQTSSRRLHVDIDDVNNPLIQVLRKGTSTLWDSLNHGVRIDDIHFRTFIAELPHNCGLYGIPLFDYNGQACGVIAIFAENVSHFTNNENMFGIYCHVMQHRLKKLQELEQLRGQLRQIRQVFQVQRQKEKQLDELLASLSESKNSRAGSISVDYSHIDNLPKAIEEFESAVLVQRQRQYGNDTRLIAQSLGIAQRTLVYKLAKYGCRL; encoded by the coding sequence ATGAAACAGAGGCTGAAAAGCGCGTTAGCGTTATTGGAAAATAACACCATTGAACAACTGGTTGACCACTTTTTGCTGGTGAGCCAAAGCTCGCGTTTTGATGCCCTTTTGGTTTTCCTGCTTAACATCCATGAAAACAGGCTGGAATGTTGTAATTTGCCAAACATCAACCTGCCAGATCTGAACTTACCAGAACATCAGCAAACCAGCTCACGCAGGCTGCATGTGGATATTGATGATGTCAATAACCCATTGATACAAGTGCTGCGTAAGGGAACCTCAACCTTATGGGATTCCCTTAATCACGGGGTACGTATTGACGATATTCATTTCCGCACATTTATTGCAGAGTTGCCGCATAACTGCGGGTTGTATGGCATTCCTCTGTTTGACTACAACGGACAGGCTTGCGGTGTCATTGCCATTTTTGCCGAAAATGTCAGCCATTTTACCAACAATGAAAACATGTTCGGTATCTATTGCCATGTCATGCAGCACCGTCTGAAAAAGTTGCAGGAACTTGAACAACTGCGTGGACAGTTACGCCAGATCCGTCAGGTATTTCAGGTCCAGCGCCAAAAAGAAAAACAATTGGATGAACTGCTTGCCTCCCTGAGTGAATCGAAAAACTCAAGGGCAGGCAGTATCTCCGTGGATTACAGTCACATCGATAATCTGCCAAAGGCCATAGAAGAATTTGAAAGTGCCGTGTTGGTTCAACGTCAGCGTCAGTATGGCAATGACACCAGACTGATTGCTCAAAGTCTGGGCATTGCTCAGCGTACGTTGGTTTACAAACTGGCAAAATACGGGTGTAGATTATGA
- the vasI gene encoding type VI secretion system-associated protein VasI, with product MNIVLIISSLLASLAGDPKLAEMAGAKEIAESKPQDVVVQKVVVQQEKQLGALQQCRFEPSPLIRLACYDRELDNLKVNALPVTLKDMGPLWRQAMEQEMQRTDYSTGFIVTQGENGTTRIILTTPAIGVPPPRPVLMLSCIDRITRLQVALPKPAESGEVTIMTNKTQFKTEWFLRERGYLWESSRGLPGIDEIKRLMGSDQMTITPNQGSQITFNISQLEQAAKPLREACRW from the coding sequence ATGAATATTGTGTTAATTATCAGTTCATTACTTGCGTCATTGGCAGGCGATCCCAAACTTGCGGAGATGGCTGGGGCAAAAGAAATCGCAGAGTCAAAGCCACAGGATGTGGTTGTGCAAAAAGTGGTCGTACAACAGGAAAAACAGTTGGGTGCACTGCAACAATGCCGCTTTGAGCCATCTCCTCTTATCCGACTGGCATGTTATGACAGGGAGTTGGATAACCTTAAGGTCAACGCTTTGCCAGTGACGTTGAAAGACATGGGGCCTTTGTGGCGGCAGGCGATGGAGCAGGAAATGCAACGTACCGATTATTCCACCGGCTTCATCGTCACACAGGGAGAGAACGGTACAACCCGGATAATCCTGACCACCCCTGCAATCGGAGTTCCGCCACCGCGTCCTGTTTTGATGCTGAGCTGTATTGATCGCATCACCCGTTTACAGGTAGCTCTGCCTAAACCGGCGGAGTCGGGGGAGGTCACTATCATGACAAACAAAACCCAATTCAAAACCGAATGGTTCCTGCGGGAACGTGGTTACTTATGGGAATCCAGCCGTGGCTTGCCGGGGATTGATGAAATCAAACGCTTAATGGGCAGCGACCAGATGACCATAACACCAAATCAAGGTAGCCAGATAACCTTTAACATTTCTCAGTTGGAACAGGCCGCGAAACCATTGCGCGAAGCCTGTCGTTGGTAA
- the tssA gene encoding type VI secretion system protein TssA has protein sequence MDIRTQFDWFGSLLAPLSDEQIGKALDDNEPAWEFIDGEMMKFGSLSHGSLDIGEIQRQALQLFSETSKDFRLMVHLLRTLQHAGHPAELLLAMELMTEYVKNYWEKAWPNKPLLKRRLAQQVIKRFDSAQTGFTEQSSKNQRDDAQGVLAHLAQCWHASEPDLAKEIDQLRTRYNRQPGASPAPSQPAPAISTAPKAETGTHSHQTDSHPVNEIAPMPEVDVNSSSEKAWKQTLMTVSDLLCERYPESAIGYCLRRHAVWHTITTAPMANTTGKTPLAPTSADRTADYLARLPTADNKLLAQIEQSLTLAPYWLDGHAIAAQAALQLGYKNVAQAIRNELNAFLERLPVLKTLSFSDMSPFISTETLNWLAPEPAASTGGGSVSADQEAIWQCFQQQGLEAALKMLEEHQQQLTEPRDQFYGQLLNAQLLEEAGMTALAQQHYRNLLHTGQHMLLTQWEPSLLSLLVEKTRAEKIPSLDKDTASNRSVNP, from the coding sequence ATGGATATCAGAACACAATTCGACTGGTTCGGCTCCCTGCTGGCCCCACTGTCCGACGAACAGATTGGCAAGGCTCTGGATGACAATGAGCCGGCATGGGAATTTATCGATGGCGAAATGATGAAATTCGGCTCGCTGTCACATGGCTCACTGGATATCGGAGAAATCCAGCGACAGGCTCTGCAACTTTTCAGCGAAACCAGCAAAGATTTCCGGTTGATGGTGCACTTGCTGCGAACCCTGCAACACGCTGGGCATCCTGCTGAATTGCTCCTGGCGATGGAGCTGATGACTGAGTACGTGAAAAACTACTGGGAAAAAGCATGGCCGAATAAACCATTATTGAAGCGCCGTCTTGCACAGCAGGTGATCAAACGTTTTGATTCTGCCCAGACAGGCTTTACAGAGCAATCCAGCAAAAATCAACGGGATGATGCACAAGGGGTGTTAGCTCATCTTGCACAGTGCTGGCACGCGAGTGAGCCTGATCTGGCAAAAGAAATTGATCAACTGCGTACCCGCTATAACCGTCAGCCAGGAGCAAGCCCGGCACCATCACAGCCTGCTCCTGCGATATCAACAGCACCCAAAGCAGAGACTGGAACACATTCACATCAGACAGATTCACATCCGGTCAATGAAATTGCACCAATGCCGGAAGTGGACGTCAATAGCTCCAGCGAAAAAGCGTGGAAACAGACTCTGATGACGGTTTCAGATCTGCTTTGTGAACGATATCCTGAATCAGCAATCGGTTATTGCCTGCGCCGTCATGCCGTCTGGCATACCATCACGACGGCACCCATGGCGAATACCACGGGCAAAACACCGTTGGCACCGACTTCTGCGGATCGGACTGCTGATTATTTGGCAAGACTGCCGACAGCGGATAACAAGCTGCTGGCGCAGATCGAGCAGAGTTTGACGCTGGCGCCTTACTGGCTGGATGGACACGCCATTGCGGCTCAGGCCGCGTTACAACTGGGCTATAAAAATGTTGCACAGGCCATTCGTAACGAACTGAATGCGTTTTTAGAACGGTTACCTGTATTAAAAACCTTAAGTTTTTCCGATATGAGTCCGTTTATTTCTACAGAGACCCTGAATTGGCTGGCACCTGAACCGGCTGCATCAACCGGAGGCGGTTCGGTGTCTGCTGATCAGGAAGCTATCTGGCAATGTTTCCAGCAGCAAGGGCTGGAAGCCGCCCTGAAAATGCTGGAAGAGCACCAGCAACAACTCACGGAGCCCCGTGATCAATTCTATGGTCAGTTGCTCAACGCTCAACTTCTTGAAGAAGCCGGCATGACAGCACTGGCACAGCAGCATTACCGGAATTTGTTACACACTGGACAACACATGTTATTGACTCAATGGGAACCTAGCCTGCTGTCTTTATTAGTTGAAAAAACACGGGCTGAAAAAATCCCTTCGCTTGATAAGGATACTGCTTCCAACAGGAGCGTTAACCCATGA
- the tssM gene encoding type VI secretion system membrane subunit TssM, producing the protein MKWPSLSSISQLKSVLPALGKFKSMPRLKAATALILALIPCLLLIAVWWWGPEWKIREDYPLESLAARWLATAIIIMAVLGWIGMKAWRRLRQLEKLNLDVELKVVDPVRVDIEYQDRYLDHWKSQLQRHLDSYNYLYERPWYMVIGSQQSGKTSLIKEGYKLSEIAAPEYLRQDGEIPLLLRCWLGEKAVIIDPRGRLIDQPVPLNSDKPQINSRLWEALLNWLSENRQRQPLNGIILTVDTLRLLTDNREQRDRYVREIHQRLQEIRLTFHSQLPLYLVMTKIDLLHGFEAMYQSLDRKQRDQILGVTFSLNNHLSSRDEKVWRSELEQFWQQWMNNLNGAMPDMMLNSVDANQRSALFSFTRQIQGLYSYIVQMLEDILYNDENHRPMLRGVYLTSAHQVGQMDDIFTQSASAQYHLGTQAFPTWPAGDTLPYFTQSLFEDVLLAEPNLAAENRIWLSRNRRQLYTFSTVSALVILTMWGGWHYFYQKNYRAGEEVLAEAKKFLSVPAPKGDDNYGSLQLPLLNPIRDATLAYGNYYENKSFLTDMGLYQGSRVGKKVENTYLNLLEQHFLPSLMRVLLDDLNKAPAGSEEKLEILRVMRMMEDESKRNKGLVAQYMRERWSKAFYGQRGVQDALLTHLNYALDLSKWKEKRDAGDREAIDSFAPFAKPIRQAQQELSTLSVKQRVYQNLRIKAQDTLSAPINLRDQIGPSFDSVFVASNEKRLVIPQFLTRHGLMDYFVQQSDKLVELTEMDSWVLNLSKNKDQYKEPEPSQRKDNYSKADRDRIESEITELYLADYTATWRAAMNNLEVRDFEDLPQAISAIEQVISGEQPIKRALQILSDNTNPPMLDSSLSNTERNALLEKKDYSLLTDISRSFAQETGVLIEHGDKGSTLQSVYQKLMALHRYLLAIQNSPTPGKAALQAVQMRLDKNNSDAIFEVQQMAKNLPEPLDRWVGELANQAWRVVMMEAVRSLEVEWQDTVVKQYNTYLAGRYPFNPNAKEEVPLSEFERFFRPDGTLDAFYKQSLKPFVANNLTTGTDGRELIRPDVLKQLENANRIRATFFSPQNGLGTQFAIEPVNLTGNKRRALLNLDGQLVDYTHGRSNVARLIWPNTMRAGTESKLTLMPDRSNQAPRSVSYVGPWAQLRLINSGKLTNVQPGSFDVRFSVEGGEVTYRIYVDESDNPFAGGLFSQFKLPDTLY; encoded by the coding sequence ATGAAATGGCCCTCTTTGTCATCAATCTCTCAATTGAAATCGGTCTTGCCGGCGCTGGGGAAATTTAAATCCATGCCGCGTCTTAAGGCAGCGACGGCACTTATTCTGGCGCTCATTCCCTGTCTGCTTCTGATAGCGGTCTGGTGGTGGGGACCGGAATGGAAAATACGTGAAGATTACCCGTTGGAAAGCCTTGCTGCCCGTTGGTTAGCGACGGCCATTATCATTATGGCCGTGCTAGGTTGGATCGGCATGAAAGCATGGCGTCGCTTGCGTCAGCTGGAAAAACTGAACCTTGACGTTGAACTGAAAGTGGTTGATCCGGTACGCGTAGATATTGAATACCAAGACCGTTACCTCGATCACTGGAAATCTCAGTTACAGCGCCATCTGGACTCCTACAACTACCTGTACGAACGTCCGTGGTACATGGTGATCGGTAGCCAGCAAAGCGGTAAAACCTCTCTGATTAAGGAAGGTTACAAACTGTCTGAAATCGCTGCACCAGAATATCTGCGTCAGGACGGCGAAATTCCTCTGTTGCTGCGTTGCTGGTTGGGGGAAAAAGCAGTCATCATTGACCCCAGAGGCCGTCTGATTGACCAGCCCGTTCCGCTGAACAGTGACAAACCGCAGATCAACAGCCGCTTGTGGGAGGCCCTGCTGAATTGGTTGTCGGAAAACCGCCAGCGTCAGCCACTTAACGGCATTATTCTGACCGTAGATACCTTGCGTTTGCTGACAGATAACCGCGAACAACGGGATCGTTACGTGCGGGAAATCCACCAGCGTTTGCAAGAAATCCGTCTGACCTTCCACAGTCAGTTGCCGCTCTATCTGGTAATGACCAAGATTGACTTGTTGCATGGTTTCGAAGCGATGTACCAGTCACTGGATCGTAAACAGCGTGATCAGATTCTCGGTGTCACTTTCAGTCTCAACAATCACCTTAGCAGCCGTGATGAAAAAGTATGGCGCAGTGAGCTGGAACAATTCTGGCAGCAGTGGATGAACAACCTGAACGGTGCAATGCCGGATATGATGCTGAACAGCGTCGATGCCAACCAACGCAGCGCATTGTTCAGTTTCACCCGTCAGATCCAGGGTCTGTACAGTTATATCGTGCAGATGCTGGAAGACATCCTGTACAACGACGAAAACCATCGTCCGATGCTGCGCGGAGTTTATCTGACTTCCGCCCATCAGGTGGGACAGATGGACGACATATTTACCCAATCGGCCTCGGCGCAGTATCACCTCGGTACACAGGCGTTTCCGACATGGCCGGCGGGTGACACTTTGCCATACTTCACTCAATCCCTGTTTGAAGACGTATTGCTGGCAGAACCGAATCTGGCGGCAGAAAACCGGATCTGGCTGAGTCGCAATCGCCGCCAGTTGTACACCTTCTCCACCGTTAGTGCGCTGGTCATACTGACAATGTGGGGTGGCTGGCATTACTTCTACCAGAAAAACTACCGGGCCGGGGAAGAAGTGCTGGCAGAGGCGAAAAAATTCCTCTCTGTACCCGCCCCGAAAGGTGATGACAACTACGGTAGTCTCCAGTTGCCGTTGCTGAACCCGATCCGGGACGCAACACTGGCTTACGGCAACTACTACGAGAACAAATCTTTCCTGACGGATATGGGGTTGTATCAGGGCAGCCGGGTAGGGAAGAAAGTAGAAAACACGTATCTGAATCTGCTGGAGCAGCATTTCCTGCCATCCCTGATGCGTGTTTTGTTGGATGACCTGAATAAGGCACCGGCAGGCAGTGAGGAAAAACTCGAAATTCTGCGTGTCATGCGCATGATGGAAGATGAGAGTAAACGTAATAAAGGATTGGTGGCACAGTATATGCGTGAGCGCTGGAGTAAGGCGTTTTATGGCCAGCGTGGTGTACAGGATGCATTGCTGACTCACCTGAATTACGCATTGGATCTTTCTAAGTGGAAAGAGAAACGCGATGCAGGCGATCGGGAGGCCATTGATAGCTTCGCTCCGTTTGCGAAACCAATCCGACAGGCTCAGCAGGAGCTGAGTACGCTCTCCGTCAAACAACGGGTTTATCAGAACCTGCGTATCAAGGCTCAGGATACACTGTCAGCACCTATCAACCTGCGTGATCAGATTGGTCCGAGTTTTGACAGCGTGTTTGTCGCCAGTAACGAAAAACGGCTGGTAATTCCTCAGTTCCTCACCCGTCATGGTCTCATGGATTACTTCGTTCAGCAGAGTGATAAGTTGGTGGAGCTGACCGAGATGGATAGTTGGGTGCTGAACTTATCGAAGAATAAAGATCAATACAAAGAACCGGAGCCGTCACAGCGTAAGGACAATTACAGTAAAGCAGATCGGGATAGGATCGAGAGTGAAATCACTGAACTGTACCTGGCTGATTACACTGCAACATGGCGGGCAGCGATGAACAACCTCGAAGTACGTGATTTTGAGGATTTGCCACAGGCTATCAGTGCCATTGAACAGGTGATTAGTGGTGAACAGCCTATCAAACGGGCGTTACAAATCCTGAGCGATAACACCAATCCGCCGATGCTCGATAGCTCATTGAGCAATACGGAGAGAAATGCGTTATTGGAGAAGAAGGATTACAGCTTATTGACGGATATCAGCCGTAGTTTTGCACAGGAAACCGGCGTATTGATTGAGCATGGTGATAAGGGCAGTACATTGCAAAGCGTCTACCAGAAATTGATGGCATTGCATCGTTATCTGCTGGCTATCCAGAATTCACCCACTCCCGGTAAGGCAGCACTGCAAGCAGTTCAGATGCGTCTGGATAAGAACAACAGTGATGCGATTTTTGAAGTACAGCAGATGGCGAAAAACCTGCCTGAGCCGCTGGATCGCTGGGTTGGAGAACTGGCTAATCAGGCGTGGCGTGTGGTGATGATGGAGGCGGTACGCTCACTGGAAGTGGAATGGCAAGATACTGTCGTCAAACAGTACAACACCTATCTGGCTGGCCGTTATCCGTTCAATCCGAATGCGAAAGAAGAAGTACCGTTAAGCGAATTTGAGCGTTTCTTCCGTCCTGACGGCACACTGGATGCTTTCTACAAGCAGAGCCTGAAACCGTTTGTGGCAAACAACCTCACCACGGGTACGGATGGTCGTGAACTGATCCGTCCTGACGTGCTGAAACAGTTGGAGAATGCGAACCGTATTCGCGCCACCTTCTTCTCACCACAAAACGGACTGGGAACTCAGTTTGCCATTGAGCCAGTGAATCTGACCGGCAACAAACGCCGTGCTCTGCTGAACCTTGATGGTCAGTTGGTGGATTATACCCACGGTCGCAGTAATGTTGCGCGTCTGATATGGCCGAACACCATGCGTGCTGGTACAGAAAGTAAGCTGACTCTGATGCCGGACAGAAGCAATCAGGCACCGCGCTCTGTCAGTTATGTGGGTCCATGGGCGCAATTACGGTTGATTAACAGCGGTAAGCTGACCAACGTTCAGCCGGGTTCCTTCGACGTACGCTTTAGCGTAGAGGGTGGTGAAGTGACCTACCGCATCTACGTGGATGAATCGGACAACCCGTTTGCCGGTGGGTTGTTCAGCCAGTTCAAACTGCCGGACACCCTCTATTGA
- a CDS encoding VasL domain-containing protein, which yields MSGHPENLIIRAGGSPLNLPEFAVIRDEINKTSHPSQPEVNWMLVESLSLTLFKTNGVDLQTAIYYTLARMQLNGLAGFTEGCELLAGVIVSEWDALWPPQPQVRTDLLEWFHNRTGSILRQLDFAASDLRMIYRAERALQLIIDRLQQSDLKRLPRVENLLWFFQNAAKKLEKPRQAAKPVQQPVQMPPLVYLSKSESEPETSSSSLPPYPESIPTDNQQRVKVQFPEQPPRGLTAWQGFGLGALLGILVLIGSWLLLYKPLQQQLNAITEQPAGSRLAWLYQPALADYSFQLDRLAETSPLATWDAARTVTTIAEKQWPQSAEQVNATRNWQQQMTARIDSVPLKGSWYTTRDQLQQLADKILLQERTRGSFTLSYLKTAIYDIQRSHGSEVPLEELLRQLSTHVEKGEAVPPVLMKGIDDRFNALLGRYDRLRHVTEQRDRTAK from the coding sequence ATGAGCGGGCACCCTGAAAATCTCATTATCCGGGCGGGCGGCAGTCCATTGAACCTGCCGGAATTCGCGGTTATCCGCGATGAAATCAACAAAACCAGTCACCCGTCGCAACCGGAAGTGAACTGGATGCTGGTGGAATCGCTGTCACTGACCTTGTTCAAAACCAATGGCGTCGATTTGCAGACGGCAATTTATTACACATTAGCCAGAATGCAGCTGAATGGGCTGGCGGGATTCACTGAAGGTTGTGAATTGCTGGCGGGTGTTATCGTCAGTGAGTGGGATGCCTTGTGGCCGCCACAACCGCAGGTACGTACTGATTTGTTGGAATGGTTCCACAACCGTACCGGTAGCATACTGCGGCAACTGGATTTTGCCGCCAGTGACCTGCGGATGATTTATCGTGCCGAACGGGCACTCCAGTTGATTATCGACCGATTACAGCAATCCGATCTGAAACGTCTGCCGAGAGTGGAGAACTTGCTGTGGTTCTTCCAGAACGCGGCGAAAAAACTGGAGAAACCACGGCAGGCCGCGAAACCGGTACAACAGCCGGTACAGATGCCACCACTGGTCTACCTGTCCAAATCCGAATCAGAGCCGGAAACATCATCATCTTCTCTACCGCCGTATCCTGAAAGTATTCCGACGGATAACCAGCAGAGGGTCAAAGTACAGTTTCCTGAACAACCGCCGCGTGGCCTGACAGCATGGCAGGGATTTGGGCTTGGGGCATTGCTGGGGATATTGGTACTGATAGGGAGCTGGTTGCTGCTCTACAAGCCGCTGCAACAACAACTGAATGCCATTACAGAACAACCGGCAGGTTCACGGTTGGCGTGGCTGTACCAGCCGGCCTTAGCAGACTACTCATTTCAGCTTGATCGTTTGGCAGAGACATCTCCGCTCGCCACATGGGACGCAGCCCGGACAGTGACAACAATCGCTGAGAAACAGTGGCCCCAATCGGCAGAGCAGGTTAACGCCACCCGTAACTGGCAACAACAAATGACTGCCCGTATTGACAGCGTACCGTTGAAAGGCAGTTGGTACACCACTCGTGATCAACTCCAGCAACTGGCAGACAAAATTCTGTTGCAGGAGCGCACCCGTGGCAGTTTTACCCTCTCTTATCTTAAGACTGCCATTTACGACATCCAGCGCAGCCACGGCAGCGAAGTACCACTGGAAGAGCTGCTGCGCCAGTTGAGCACTCATGTGGAAAAGGGTGAAGCTGTTCCGCCTGTACTGATGAAAGGAATCGATGACCGTTTTAACGCGCTGCTCGGCCGTTATGACCGCCTGCGTCATGTGACTGAACAGCGTGACCGTACCGCCAAATAA
- a CDS encoding cupin domain-containing protein: MLIVIEFANFSTEDAIKDDAVGISVRHIIKKEGLNAYATFINAGKRVGCHNHSSGDEWYIILSGEGEIWTGEVLDNEVHDVQKKRFSQGCIFCIYPNTAHQLVAYENVKLIFLCPESHLSHDRVCFADICE; the protein is encoded by the coding sequence ATGTTAATTGTGATAGAGTTTGCTAATTTTTCTACAGAGGATGCTATCAAAGATGATGCTGTTGGTATTTCTGTCAGGCATATTATAAAAAAAGAAGGACTAAACGCTTATGCTACGTTTATCAATGCAGGAAAGAGAGTTGGCTGCCATAATCACAGTAGTGGAGATGAATGGTATATAATACTTTCTGGTGAAGGAGAAATATGGACAGGTGAAGTATTAGATAATGAGGTTCATGATGTCCAAAAAAAGCGATTTTCCCAGGGGTGTATTTTTTGTATTTATCCAAATACAGCACATCAACTTGTCGCTTATGAAAATGTAAAATTAATTTTTTTATGTCCAGAGTCCCATTTATCCCATGATAGGGTATGTTTTGCAGATATATGTGAATAA